The sequence below is a genomic window from Plodia interpunctella isolate USDA-ARS_2022_Savannah chromosome 5, ilPloInte3.2, whole genome shotgun sequence.
CTGTGCACCTCGCGTACCCCTCGTACTTGTCGCACCCCGACTTCGCGTGCGCCGGCCTGCGGCTGCCGCCCGCCAGTTTCCGTGACCGTTCCAGGGTAACCTGTGTTACttgttgacattttttttgtatgtagcgtaacgttaaaatatttaattgtaacattaaagagttataataataataatacacactttaaaatgaatattgtagCAATAGTATCAGAAtgcataattaatatatactaattatttattatcatgggaatcttttgaacaaaaatttattccatatattatgataaaaccGTTTAGACAATTTagtggtaaataaattaaatgtacttaaGTATCCTTGTCAGGaaacttaaatataacttaGTAATTATTCTATGGAACtcacaaacattaaaaaaaaatcgaacatCAAGTgtgtaagtataataacattatcatCAATACTACAAACTAAGTCAATAAATTACTATCTGGCAATGTTACAAGGAACATAGTAACTTATACAATAACatgtataaattacaaatttacccATCACTAGGCTCTATCCACATGGGATAAAAAAGTGCATACATGTACTTATGCATCAATCACTATGAATGTCAAGGCTTAAATTGGAAAGAGATGGAATTGGTGATTCTGAAAAATCACCAGAATCATCGTCAGTCCGTGAAGACTTCTTTTCactattaattttagatttcttATTATGTGATGTGTCTGCATCATTTGTTACATGTCCATGAGAATAACTTTTGTCACTTAACAAATCGGTCACATCAGATATTGAAACAGAACTATGTGAGCTTCCAGAGTTAATTGGTTTAtcattcttaattttattgctattttGGCAAAACTCTCCTTGTACTGACTCTGGCGATTTTAATAACTCTTCAACATTCTTTTTAGGCGTAGTTGATGATGAGAAATCATAACTGTATTCCGCATCAGATTTTACAGATTcttcaattaatttgttttcattcaattttgaCGACTTTGgactttcattttttaaagatgTAGAGGACATAGTACCGGATGGCATAGAGTCAGGGGTGACGTTATCttctgattttttaattatttccattGGAGTTGGCACAGCTTTCAAAGAATGTGTAAATTTATGTTCGATATTCTCTACAATTGGTACACCTGTAGTATTCAATAGTTTTTCATCAAAGGGAGTGAATGGTTTTAACTCCACATATGATGTTGAATCACTGCTACTGTTgttaccaaattttaaatcagttatataaaatgatgAAAGATTTGCATGTTGCTTACcaagtaaaaatgtattctgtggcatattatttttagtattttctgAATTCTCTTTAACAGTTTCAGGCACAATAACATGCTGACTAGGTATGTATTCGGAAGTAGTTTTATCTCTGGCCGAGTCACTTGATGTATCTGTATCAGAATTATCCAATTGTAACCGCAAATgcaattgatttttttcatctgaaGAGTTGTCAGACTGTGAATTACATGTTGCACTAGAAGAATCTTCATGTACTATATATGTACAGTTTTGTTCATCTTTGTATGAATTGTCATATTTCTTTTCAGAGGTTTTAATGgtgttattttgatatttcaattGACCCATTTGCAAAGCAATCTTTATTAAAGACACAAGAACAGGCTCTTGGTTACAATCACCTTTGCCCAAATTGATTTTTTCTGTCAAAGTTTTCTGACCTTCGTATTTATAGGCTCTCCCTTGTCTGCTCTCAgatttgtaaacaaacaacGTATTTTTGAGGttacaaaattccaaaaattcATGAACAATGGAACAACATAATGCACCTTCCGGTAAATTGAGAATATTGTCTAAACTCTCgttttgtttcttattttcACATTCATCTTCAAAGGCAAGAAATATATTGGCGCGGAGTAAAGCTCGAATCTTTGCCAAAGAACCATTTTTTTCTAGAGCTTCTATGACTAAGTCCCTGAGTTCAGTATCCTCGGCTTGCGCCATATCAATTGTTACACAACGATTAccgaaaattataatacagattgtttatttaaaacaataaattttaaacaacttAATATAAACACAACATCGCACACACAAATTTCGTTCAGCGTATCGGCGTCATGGAACGGAATGCTACACTGCTGACAGTGACAGTTAGTTAACGACATAATGACAATGACatatcatgtatttttttcatcatgGTCATTAAACAAACTAGACATATGTCtagttttagatttatatattttggaatatgaaaaataaatatataatacgttTTGGTATATGTATACCAACCTTCACGTGAAAATGATGAAATTGATATTAGTCGTCGACTATAACATACTGTCATTATGTAGCTTATAGTTAGTAAGAAGATAAATGTACCCCTGTCAATTTATATACCGGTACATACCTATACactattttatctaatagCCAAATGGACTTAATTTGACGACTACACAGATCATTTagctaaatggtctgtggaCGACTATCTGTCAACGAAGAGCTAAGTACATAAACCATGGAATTAAAAGTATGTAGGTAGTCTgcaaatacctactaattccatgttaaAAACACAAACAGATAggttatgtacctatgtaggtaGATCCCCATGCAGTGAACATTTTCCTGTTTTTATTACCTGTTATATTTAAGTgctttaatttgatttgagtAATTAGGTAGCCAGTATAGTTACATAACACGTAGTTTTTTACATAGACCATTTTGAAAGTGTGTAGGTacagctgattttttattcaaatatatgtatgttacgAGTATAATTACTTCGTATGAAGTTGTCAACACATCCACCCACACCACACATTTCTGTAATACttagtacctaggtaggtactaagtTGTAACTCAAAAAGCGCTACATAAATTCCCATACAAATTTAGCCTAAAACGTAGAGTATCTATCTAGATTTTTACTGTTATATCTTTGTGAACGTGCTCGATTACAAGGGGTGAAGGCTTGCGCCGGGAAAATGTGGGAAATTCAGTTCAGTCAGTCGGGTCGAGCCAGCGCGCCGGGACGGTACACCCCGTCTGATCGCGGAGCGGGATTATGAAACTTTCATTCTCTTTTTCAGTCATAtcttgagaaaaaaaaaaacataaaattacaattttcgaGTGCCTGTAATGCTATGTTGAACATCGGTAACAAACTGCCATATAATGGAATTGTAAGTGCTGAAATACTAGTGGCGGGAAACGGTTTGATATCTCGCTTGACGTGTTGTGTCTTATGTGTACATAGAGCGAGAGGAGCCGTCTGCCTGCCTCGAGGGCGGCCGACATGCTGGGTTCGCCGTGAATCGATATTTTTGGAACGTTGTGGAGCAGAAACCATGAGGTTCGAAGCTCAATAAAGGTACGACAggtgatattatttatagtttccGTCTGCTCGCCCCCGCCTAACACATTTAATTGCACGTCGGTGACGTAGGTTACACTCGGTCCCATGTTGGCCACCAATGTGAGAGCTCAACTTACTATGGACTGCcggaatataattaatgaagaaataatttttaaatataattcattaaattaacaGAGAGTTATTGAAACccagtttaataaaatttagcttaggtatacctaattaaatttattattgagtaggtatttttcgttgtaaatacattaaaagtgGTGATAGCTAACcctctataataaaaaaagagaaacattatacaggattttttattgacaagatttttatttttgacctAGGTATGCTTTTTCAAATGAGATGGGTATGTGCTTACGAAAGTAGATGCGAATGCTCGATTATAAAGATCAAACACAAGCATCACactaaatttatcttttacagGGTAAACAGAGTGGGaagcttttttaatattttcagaaattaaagtCATTATTAAGTAAAACGGGTGCGGACGTTAACTATCCCGCAAAGCGTTAATTGCAAAGCTaaaaaatagtacctatatgttgGTACGATTAAGTACCTTGTATGTACCTGCATATAGGTACTGTACTACTACCTACTATTTCAATGAGTGACAATGAGAGTAAAGACTTAAAATGAGGTCGTTCTGAAAAAATACCAtaacatttagtttttttaggcTCATGCAGAAATATTGAGATAgacgttttcttttttgatattttctcgCTACTTTCTTGATACTTAATACATGAAATTCACCGGATTATTCAGTGTAAGTAGAATATGCACGAGCGCGTAAGAAGTTTCCTCCCGAGGGATCCGCTCCAGTCCTTTTTGCGGTGGGTTTCTACATTTGGTTCCGGATTAAAGAGGTGACatgtataaatgtatgtaacgAAAAACCcctttttgtataaatttaagcAAAGAATAACACAACAAGTTTCggaattcatttatttaaaattttattcgttatatttagtatatatattaaaaaaaatattactgaaaATATGTAATCCTATTTATAAATCTACCTACATATGGACGCGTTATATTTTGGGTGTATACAGTTCACAGAAAAACATCACCGAAAGCACGTTTcgcagaaaaaaaattggttttctACTACTTGTATTACTGGCTACTTGTACaagtttaaatcaaaataatcgGTAAATTCATTTTGTGCTTGATTAGGTTTAAGAACATGCTTATAACCCTTAAATAtcttgagatataaaaaaaggcGTGACGTGCTTTCGGTGAACAGTATTTCTGTCTGAGGCTCCACACTggggttatttatttattaaaagtttattgcacttaaaaataaatttgatgaaTTCGACGATATTAGGtagattttaattgttttttactaCACCAAATCATCTTCTATTTTCGTGTGATAAATACCAACTCGGCGCGACTGGTGGTCATGTAAAAGTGCAACATTGAGCAAATATTCCAAAACCCGAACACACGTTAGGTGGAGTGTGGTTCCGTGCTCCCAACGGATCACGCCGGATTAGCCCTCTGCCAAACCACCTACATTTTCTGCTGTCGGTGTACACATTTTCTTTTCTAGCCTTGACATTTAAGTAAGCACACATCTCTTCTACTTTATGAAGCGTCttcataaattcaaaaacgaACTTGCCCGTTTACTTAACGTTTTGGTTAAGCTTTAATCCAATACCATACAATCTATCTATCTAGGTACATTTAAATGtaacctttaaaataaaacataagtgCACGCTGGCTCCCTAATACATAGTTCATCTAAGTTATTTGTATATCTTCTCAAAATACTAGATGTCTAGTTAGAAAATGGCTAAGTACCTACAATTTCTGATCATAAGCCGCCGTCACACTATTTGCTCTCAACCTAGGAAGTATCTCGTTAGTTCAACTTAAGCGGTGCTACGAAACTACcaactttattacacaaattcTACGATGAATTAACTCTATGTACTCATGATTTTTAAgaattacataatatgaatACATAATGTTTAGCTAGGCAATATTATAAACTCGGGAGGAAAGGGCGTGGATGAGATAAAGATCTAAAAGTATACGACAGAAGTATGAGAACAAGATTTGTAGATACTGAATTGGTGAATAGTAATCGtcgataaaaatcaattttgccTTCTAATTTTACTTTCCAGATTTCTTTTCATAAGCAACTAACCGAATTATATTCCTACATATTCTTCTCCACATCGTCTTCTCTatcttcggcatccttagttgtcaaACCACTGACCCGCATAAGTATCCCATTTGACTTTAGTCACCAATATCCtacttttagatattttttatgaaaattatgacTGTTTGTACAGTCATACATAGTTTAGGCGTAATTGCCTCAAGCCAAGCAAAATGTATGTCAATATttagacattttaatttatttgaatcaaatgtatttttaattattcatataatctttttatttaatttatttaacttaattgacaatttcattaatagtattttatttacttgaattttaattttgttaaacattttttgcgttcaattttaatttaattgtatagataattttataaaatattactacacattatcattattaaaatgaaacccTAGTAGTAAGATATCGAGATCttttaaatgtactttttCCATCATCCACAATGAAAtcaaaactattaatttattaaactcaATACCAATATAAGGAAGTTTTAACGTTACACGTGTTTCCGTTTTCTAAAAGGGCACTTCGCTTTATCCTTCTAAAACATAATACCTCTATTCTACTTAGTATGAACCGAGCTACATAATATTTCCAAATTGTAATAGTTTTCAGTTGGTGATAGTGGATCAACCGAGCACACCTTGTTTTATTAGCCGTAAGATGTATGTATTTTGCTTTTGTTTCGATGGAGGGGTAAACTTAGTTGTGGCCACTCTATTCCAGCAGTATTTAATGGTTGAGGACTATCGTGAGAGGATGGCTTTATAGCAAGTCTGACTATGATATTGTTAGTACAAAGTGGGTTGAGTAAATGACATAATATCCCGGTATCCGTGCCCAGGGAGTAACTGGTCGATGTGAACAGTTAATAATATGCATCTACGTCACGAAACTTCGACGGTCGGTGGAAACTTGAGATCGCCTGTGCCACTCCGCTTCGGGTAGGGTTGCCAGATGaacaatttaaatgtacaGAATAAGCATTATTTGCGCTGAAAAAACGctgatatttaatttgaatgagttttaatgttacaaattcataaaatCTTTAGGTTTTTAGAAAACTCAAGATTTTTCCAGGATTTATCCTGAGAAATCCTGAGATGTGGTAACCCTATCTTCTGGTACATTTTGAATAGGGATGGATGAAGCCAACATGGatgtaactattttattattttatgacttcGTCCAGTTTGAATCTTAGTGCTAAAGTAAATAACTTGCTAACACTAGATGTATCAGAACCAGCATGGATACCTTATCATTGTTAGATCAGAGAGCTATTTCTATGAACATACACTTTTAGAAGGATTACTTCGGATTTACTTAGTTCTCTACTTCTTTGTCACTTACGAGTATGTGGGTTCGGTACATTCAATTTACCTCTTTCACTTACcatttcatactttttctgACGCAATCCATCCATCTTTCCAATAGTTTTTCCTCTTTTCCTGATACCTATATCTTACTTGTAaacttaaacaataaatttaaacaactaaattaattaaagattgTTAAAACTTCAGTCGTCATAATTAGAGACAGATGAATTATGTTAATTCAAATGACAGGAGTTCAGAACCTCTACTTAATGACCGAACGTTTCCAATCTGGCGGAGAATTTGATATCTTTGCAATCCATCATATTAAAAGGCATTTATCTCGAACTAAAATTAtcatagaataatttattctttcattatatatacttgtacttacatactgttaaaaaaaatatcaacaatttttttcatacctTAATTGTAACTTTGCATTATTTTACACAGTAGAGATAGAGAAGtatagtatgtttttattttttcctttctaCCATTGCAAACAAgcataatataactttttaataaataaaagacaaactg
It includes:
- the LOC128670133 gene encoding centrosomal protein 43-like codes for the protein MAQAEDTELRDLVIEALEKNGSLAKIRALLRANIFLAFEDECENKKQNESLDNILNLPEGALCCSIVHEFLEFCNLKNTLFVYKSESRQGRAYKYEGQKTLTEKINLGKGDCNQEPVLVSLIKIALQMGQLKYQNNTIKTSEKKYDNSYKDEQNCTYIVHEDSSSATCNSQSDNSSDEKNQLHLRLQLDNSDTDTSSDSARDKTTSEYIPSQHVIVPETVKENSENTKNNMPQNTFLLGKQHANLSSFYITDLKFGNNSSSDSTSYVELKPFTPFDEKLLNTTGVPIVENIEHKFTHSLKAVPTPMEIIKKSEDNVTPDSMPSGTMSSTSLKNESPKSSKLNENKLIEESVKSDAEYSYDFSSSTTPKKNVEELLKSPESVQGEFCQNSNKIKNDKPINSGSSHSSVSISDVTDLLSDKSYSHGHVTNDADTSHNKKSKINSEKKSSRTDDDSGDFSESPIPSLSNLSLDIHSD